Proteins encoded together in one Pseudoalteromonas xiamenensis window:
- the rpsL gene encoding 30S ribosomal protein S12 yields MATINQLVRKPRRSKVTKSNSAALKACPQKRGVCTRVYTTTPKKPNSALRKVARVRLTNGFEVTSYIGGEGHNLQEHSVILIRGGRVKDLPGVRFHTVRGALDCAGVSKRMQARSKYGAKRPKG; encoded by the coding sequence ATGGCAACGATTAACCAGCTAGTGCGTAAGCCACGTCGTAGCAAGGTTACTAAGAGCAACTCAGCTGCTCTTAAAGCTTGTCCACAAAAGCGTGGTGTATGTACTCGTGTATATACAACAACACCTAAGAAGCCAAACTCTGCACTACGTAAAGTAGCGCGTGTTCGTTTAACGAACGGCTTTGAAGTAACTTCATACATCGGTGGTGAAGGTCACAACTTACAAGAACACAGTGTTATTCTAATCCGTGGTGGTCGTGTTAAAGACTTACCAGGTGTGCGTTTCCACACTGTACGCGGTGCGCTTGACTGTGCTGGCGTTAGCAAGCGTATGCAAGCTCGTTCTAAGTACGGTGCTAAACGTCCTAAGGGCTAA
- the rpsG gene encoding 30S ribosomal protein S7, with protein sequence MPRRRVIGQRKILPDPKFGSELLAKFVNVVMLDGKKSTAEKIVYGALDVAAEKSGKSHLEIFESALDNVRPQVEVKSRRVGGSTYQVPVEVRPVRRNALGMRWLVEAARKRSEKSMGLRLAQEMLDAADNKGTAVKKREDVHRMAEANKAFAHYRW encoded by the coding sequence ATGCCAAGAAGACGCGTAATAGGTCAACGTAAAATTCTTCCAGATCCGAAGTTCGGATCAGAACTTCTTGCTAAATTCGTTAACGTAGTAATGTTAGACGGCAAGAAATCTACTGCTGAAAAAATCGTATACGGTGCGTTAGACGTGGCTGCTGAGAAATCAGGCAAGTCGCACCTAGAAATCTTTGAATCGGCACTTGATAACGTTCGCCCACAGGTAGAGGTTAAATCTCGCCGTGTTGGTGGTTCAACATACCAAGTACCAGTTGAAGTTCGTCCAGTGCGTCGTAACGCGCTTGGCATGCGTTGGTTAGTTGAAGCTGCTCGTAAGCGTAGCGAAAAATCAATGGGCCTACGTCTTGCTCAAGAAATGCTAGATGCAGCTGACAACAAAGGCACTGCGGTTAAGAAGCGTGAAGACGTTCACCGTATGGCTGAAGCGAACAAAGCATTCGCTCACTACCGTTGGTAA